Proteins encoded in a region of the Methanobrevibacter millerae genome:
- a CDS encoding MBL fold metallo-hydrolase codes for MEIKAVKNIENGFMKQSFAFGGEEGSDKFDDSILYRSSIQNYLIDTGEDVILVDTGVPATFPINEPDESTPLFMGDKFTEYITSLNELGYECEDVTKIILTHKHIDHSGEIKQFPNAKIYLSKTEAAELKLEGDNVEPVAFSDGAYHNFEKSQKIVDGVYIIEAIGHTTGNSLVIAENDGLFYMFQGDITYTDEALYENKLSVVFEDIEKARETLDKVREFVKNNPTVYLSTHTPYGPENLENKAVVDLNNPPESIYYE; via the coding sequence ATGGAAATCAAGGCGGTTAAAAATATCGAAAATGGATTCATGAAGCAAAGTTTTGCCTTTGGTGGTGAAGAGGGATCAGACAAGTTTGATGATTCTATTTTATATCGATCCAGCATTCAAAATTATTTGATTGATACTGGAGAAGATGTAATATTGGTTGATACTGGTGTTCCAGCAACTTTTCCGATAAATGAACCTGATGAATCAACACCATTATTCATGGGAGACAAATTCACTGAATATATAACTTCACTAAATGAATTAGGCTATGAATGTGAAGATGTTACAAAAATTATCTTGACCCACAAGCATATTGACCACTCCGGTGAGATAAAGCAGTTTCCAAATGCCAAAATATATCTTTCAAAAACTGAAGCAGCCGAATTGAAACTCGAAGGTGACAATGTAGAGCCTGTAGCGTTTAGCGATGGAGCATATCATAACTTTGAGAAATCCCAAAAAATAGTTGATGGAGTCTATATCATTGAAGCTATTGGACATACTACAGGTAACAGTTTAGTGATTGCGGAAAATGATGGATTATTCTATATGTTCCAGGGAGATATCACATATACTGATGAGGCATTATATGAAAATAAGTTGTCTGTTGTTTTTGAAGATATTGAAAAGGCAAGGGAAACTTTAGATAAAGTACGTGAATTCGTAAAAAACAATCCTACAGTATATTTGTCAACACATACTCCATATGGTCCTGAAAATCTTGAAAATAAGGCTGTTGTTGATTTAAATAATCCTCCTGAAAGTATTTATTACGAATAA